Part of the Bacillus sp. THAF10 genome is shown below.
TCAAAACCAGGCAGAACAGTTGGAGCAGCCTCTACACAGACGATACGAACTCGGTCTTTAGGAATGTCAAATTCCTGGCAAAGCTCTGGTACACGGTTCACAAGCTCACCAAGGAACTCGATACCTGTGAAGCCTGCACCACCAACAACGATTGTTAATCGATCATCACGGCGATGTGCCTCTGTATTGTAAGTTGCGAATTGATATTCGATATGCTCACGGATTTTACGAGCAACGTTTAAGTTTGCAATCGAGAATGCATGCTCCTTTAAGCCTTTAATCCCGAATGTTTCCGCTTCATAACCAAGACCTACTACTAGATAGTCGTAGGAAATCTCGCCGCCTTTTGCAAGCGCAACAGTTTTTGCTTCTCTGTTGATACCTGTTACAGTGTCGACTAAGAAGTTGACTTTGCTGCGATCAATAACATCGGTAATTTTGTAACGAGTACGATCTGCTGGAAGAGTACCTGCAGATGCTTCATGCAACCAAGTTGACTCATAGTGATAGTCATTTTTGTTCACAAGTGTGATTTCCGCTTCGTTCACACCTACTAATTTTTGAAGTCGGACCGCTGTTACTAATCCACCGTAACCTGCACCTAAGATAACAATGTTTGGCTTTTTCAAATGAATCACATCCACCTTTTTATTGGATTTGTATAATAAATAATAAGGACTTTTACAAATTTCACTTTCCCATTCTTACTATCCGCAAAAACAAAATTATTTATGAAAATAAATGATTGTGAAATACTTCACGAAAACAGACGGCAAAAAAGTGCGAAATTTGTCACAAAGATTAATTACCTACCTATCATCATATTCTTTTTAGCAACACATTTCAAGATAAAATCTTACTTTAAAAAGCTTTAAAATATTCCGAAAAAAGCTCAACTATCTGACTCAATCTTCCAAAAATTCTACCTATTTTCAGTATATGTTCCCCTTTTTCCACTGTTGAAAACAGAAATTGCAAGAAAATTGTGCTATAGTAAAGGAAGAACGTTATCACACTTGTTTTTAGGAGGATAGGTAAAAGATGAGCGAAGAACAAAAAGTATATGACATCACCATCATTGGTGGAGGACCAACAGGATTGTTTACTGCATTTTATGGTGGGATGAGACAAGCAAGCGTCAAAATTATCGAAAGTTTGCCACAGTTAGGTGGTCAATTATCCGCGTTATATCCGGAAAAGTACATATATGACATTGCAGGATTCCCAAAGGTACGTGCCCAGGAGTTAATTGATAACCTGAAAGAGCAAATGTCTAAATTTGAGCCAACGGTTGCGCTAGAACAATCGGTTCAAACGCTAGAAAAAATGGGCGATGGTACATTTAAAATTGGCACTGACAAGGAAACGCATTATTCTAAGGCAGTGATTATTACTGCTGGTAACGGCGCGTTCCAACCAAGACGCCTCGAGTTAGACAATGCAAAAGACTACGAAAACAAAAACATCCATTATTTTGTGGATGATATGAACAAGTTCGCCGGGAAGAAAGTAGTGGTTTTCGGTGGTGGAGATTCTGCAGTAGACTGGGCGCTTATGCTTGAGCCTATCGCGGAAAAGGTCACCCTTGTTCACCGTCGTGACAAGTTCCGTGCCCATGAGCATAGTGTAGAAAACTTAATGAACTCAAAAGTAGAAGTGAAAACACCATATGTTCCTGCTGAGCTTATTGGCGATGAGCAGGCAATCAATCAAGTTATCCTGGAAAAAGTGAAGTCCGAAGATAAAGAAGTTCTTGAAGTAGATGATGTTATCGTCAACTATGGCTTTGTTTCCTCTCTTGGTCCAATTAAGGACTGGGGATTAGAGATTGAGAAGAACTCCATTGTCGTGAATTCTAAAATGGAAACAAACATTCCAGGTATTTATGCAGCAGGTGATATTTGTACGTATGATGGAAAAGTGAAGCTGATTGCTTGTGGATTTGGCGAAGCACCAACCGCAGTCAACAATGCTAAATCCTATATTGATCCAAAAGCGAAAGTTCAGCCACTTCATAGTACTAGCTTATTCTAAAAGTGAACGGAAAGTGAAAAGGAGCTGTTCAAAAGTCATAAGCAGATGACTTTTGAACAGCCTTTTTTTTGTGTGTGGTGTAAGACCGCTGGTGATTTCCGCAAAATGGCTCCTCGTCCTGCGGGGCGACCTTGAGCCTCCTCGGGCTTATGCCCTGCTATCTTCTCAAGATTGTCGCTTTATTCCCCCGGGAGTCTCCGCCATTTGCTCCACTCACCAGCTAGAAACATCTTAAAATGAATGTATAAAGTACACTATAAAAAACAATGATGGTTCTCCTACATTTACAATTTCTAAAAAGCTTGGTTTTAATAAAGTGGAACTTAATAATTGGAGAATGCCTTGAAAAATTTGATCCGTAAGAAATGGAGGAAACTGTTTAATGGCATCAAAGGAATTTGGTCTGTACATAAAGATTTTAAGGGAAGAAAAAGGATTCCATAGTCAGAGGGCGTTGTCATCAAAAATCGGAGTTTCCAATGCGACCATTGCTCGTATTGAAAGAGGAGAAACTAGCGCAAGCTACGAGACGCTTTGCAAAATGGCAGATGTATTCTCAATAGATTATAGGGACTTGGTAGATAAACAAGATTCTTTTGAAGAGCCTAAAGAGATGACGTTGCATGAGAAATTAAAGATGTTGAATGAAGGCCAATTAAGAAAAATTAATCAGCTTTTAGACGAGTTATTAAAAGGAAAATAGAATGTATAATAAAAGGATAGCCCAAAATATTGGGCTATTCCTTTATATTTAAATTCTTCTACTGACTTTACAACATAACCCCCGTCATAATACCTTTTAGCACTCCTCCGGCTTCCCGGCATTTGCCGCGGTACGGAATGAAGAACCACACCCACAGTTTGCAATGGCATTCGGATTGTCGATGGTGAATCCGCCGCCCATCATGGACTGTTTGAAATCGATTTTAACATCTTGCAGGATTGGTTTGCTTTCTTCATCAATTAAGATTTTAATTCCGTGCTGTTCAAACTCCAGATCCTTGTCGCCTTTTTCTTCTTCAAAACCCATGCCGTAGGATAGGCCACTGCAGCCTCCACCTTTGACACCAACGCGAAGAAAAACATTTTCATCGCCATGTTCTTTCATCATATCTTTTATTTGAAAAGCGGCCGCTTCTGTAATGTTAACTACTTGATTCATACGATACACCTCCTAGACAATTTCCAGTTACTATTATTATATCGTGAAACATCTATCTTCTCAATTTTACTGCTTTTAATAGTATATGCAGTCTGGCCAAGCATTTGTGACTTAAAAATTAATAGTAAAATGTTCCTTTACAAATCGTTTCTGCCGGTCCACGCATTTTAACATTTCCGCTATCTGACCAGGTGATGAACAGATCGCCTCCAGCTAGGTGGACGATGGTTTCTTTGTTACGAGTAGTTTTGTCATTAAGGACAGATGCCACTACTGCTGCGCAAGCTCCCGTTCCACAGGCCTGCGTGATGCCAGAGCCTCTTTCCCACACGCGGAAGTGTAATTCATGATCAGAAACCACTTCCACAAACTCTACATTTACCCCTTCTGGAAAACGCGAGTCTTTCTCCACGATTGGACCTAAGGGTGTGAGTGGTGCTTGTGTGATGTCATCTACATAAAAAACCACATGAGGATTTCCCATGGAGACCGTTGTAATAGTATAGGTTTCTCCTGCCACCTTAAAGGGTTCTGCCACCAGCTGCTCTTTTTCATTCACTAGGATAGGGATATCCTTAGTTGCAAGTCTTGGCTGTCCCATATCTACTGTTACATTGGTGACTTTTCCACCGACCATTTCTAGTTCTGCCTCCACTAGTCCAGAGAGCGTTTCTATTTTAAACACTGTTTCTTTAACTAAACCATGCTCATAGGCATATTTTGCTACACAGCGAAGGCCATTTCCACAGTTCTTACCTTCAGACCCATCATTATTAAAAATTCGCATTTTAACTGGTGCTATCTCTGAAGGACAGATGAGAATCATACCGTCTGAGCCAATTCCTGTATGAACATTTGCTACTTTGACAGCAAGAGTCGCTAATTCTTCTTCCATTAAATTTTCTTCAAACATATTTACATATATATAATTGTTGCCTAACCCATGCATCTTGGTGAAAGAAAAGGAGCTCATATGTTGCGTTCCCCCATAAATATTATTTCTTCAAGTATAAATACATAAAAGAGTGAACACAATAGAAATATCCCCCGTTTTATATGAAAAACCCATGGATTCTTGTTTCGATGAAGAAACAGGATTCACATGGGTTTTTCTGTTAAAAGAAAAGCCCTCACCTATTAAGGGTGAGGACCATTTTATTTTAGAACAAGAACATTCCAGCAATCGCAGCACTTAACAAGTTAGAAAGAGTACCTGCGATGATAGCGCGGAAGCCTAATTTAGCGATATCTGAACGACGACTTGGAGCTAGGTTTCCTAGACCACCTAAAAGGATTGCTAGAGATGATAGGTTAGCGAAACCACATAGTGCAAACGCAATAACCGCAACAGATTTTTCACTAAACATATCAAGCTGTGCAGAGAAAGTAGAGTAAGCTACAAATTCGTTAAGCACTAATTTTTGTCCAATGAGGTTACCAGCAGCAACTGCTTCACTCCAAGGAATACCAATAACAAACGCGATTGGTGCAAATAAATATCCTAGGACATAGTCAAGTGAGAAGTTGTCATTTCCAAACCAACCACCAACTCCACCAAGAATACCGTTGATCATCGCAATTAACGCGATAAATGCCAGTAGCATTGCACCAACGTTTAAAGCAAGCTTCAAACCGTCTGATGCACCGCGAGCTGCTGCATCAATAACATTCGTTGCACGCTCGTCTTCTGATTCACCAATTTGTGCGTCATTCGCAATTTTTGGTTCTTCTGTTTCTGGAATAAGCATCTTCGCCATAATTAATCCACCAGGAGCTGCCATGAAACTAGCGGCAAGCAAGTACTCTAGAGGAATCCCAAGTGCTGCATAACCGAATAATACAGAACCAGCTACAGATGCAAGTCCCCCAGTCATAACAGCGAAAAGCTCAGATTTCGTCATTCCAGCAATGTAAGGACGAATCACAAGTGGTGCTTCTGTTTGTCCAACAAAAATGTTTGCAGAAGCGGATAAGGATTCTGTTCTGCTTGTTCCAAGAATTTTCGCAAGACCGCCACCAAGGAAGCGAATAATGATTTGCATAATACCAAGGTAGTATAGAACAGAAATTAATGCAGAGAAGAAAATGATGATTGTTAATACGTGGAACGCAAAAACAAAGCCAGTTGCCTCCGCCGGATTACCTAGTACAGGTCCGAATAAGAAGCCAATTCCTTCATTTGCATAGTTGATAATGTTTTGCACATACTCCGTAAGCTTTAGGAAAGCAGCTCTACCAGCTTCCCACTTCAATACGATGAATGCAAATAGCAATTGAATTGCCAGTCCGCCAATAATGGTACGAACCTTTATCTTTCTTTTGTTTTCTGAAAGGAGAAATGCTATTGCAAAAAGAACAGCGATCCCCATTAACCCCCAAAGGATGTTATTCATAATATTCACCTCAATTAGAAATTTCTAACAAGTTGTTTGTCGTCAGACATCTAACTATCACTATTACACTTTACTATGAAATGAAAGCGTTTGAAAGAACTTTTTTTCTGTCAAATTGTTACAGCTTTTTGTAAGCATGTACAAAAGCAGACATTCTTAAATAAATTACCCAACTTTTTCATAATAATGTATGATTTTATGAAGTTTCTTTCTTTAATTAATAGCAATTTTGTCTTTAAAGATAAAAAAATAATCGTAAATCAGACAGAATTAGGACTATTGGATTATTTTTGTGCAAATCTCATTTCTGAAAGCTTGTTGCTTTTAATCAAAGACTTTTTTCAGTTTTTAACCAAAGAAAAATTGTCCCATGTTGAATTCTTCCTCCACGAAAAGAGCACGACAGCAACGTTGGGTGGCTTAACTATACGCAGTAGCAACAAAGTATGCAAAAACAGCCTTTCACTATTAAGCAGTTTGTAACAAAGTTTGCGAAAATATCCTTGTACAAAAAAAACACATTCCACTTATCGTGAAATGTGCTTTTATTAAAACATTGGATTTTCTTCCAAGTATATATAGATGTTATCTACTAGCTGTTCAGGAGTCTCACCAGTTACGACATCGCCGTTTACAAGTGCAAAAAGATGTTCAAAGCATTTTCCGCAATAGCCTAAGCACCCATATTCCACAATATCAAAATTTGGGTCCTTCTCTAGTACTTCTCTTGCTTTTTGTGAACCACTGGCAAGATTACTAATACAAAATTCGATGATGGGTTTCATTACTTTCACCTCTCTATTTGCCCTTATTATGCTACCTCTTTTTCCAGTAAACGTCAATCCAGAAGCATTGGGAAACATAACTATTTTCTGAAAGAATGTTGTTATTTTGTCATAATTCCGATATACTTTTAATGTTATTTTGTTTAAACGTGTTATACGTTTTCCGTTTTGAAAGCGCAATTTTATCTTATTATGTATGTTATTTCACATAAAAGTGGAAATAGTTTACTAGATTTCCCTATAAAAAGAATTATTTTAAGATTTACACTAGTTTAAAAAGGAGTTTTGGCTGCTATGAAAAAACTTGTTGTGCTTGGCGCAGGATATGGCGGAATGCGGGTATTACAACGCTTACTTCCTAATCAATTACCATCTGATACCGAAATTGTATTAGTGGACCGGGCTCCCTATCATAGTTTGAAAACGGAATTCTATGCACTCGCTGCGGGAACGATTTCAGATCATCATGTTCGTGTCACTTTTCCAGAGCATGAAAGGCTTTCAGTCAAGTATGGAGAGGTTACTTCTGTTGATATGAATAGCAAAACTGTGCATTTTGAGGATGGAAGTATCCTTTCTTTTGATGATTTAATTATTGGACTTGGCTGTGAGGATAAGTACCATAACGTTCCTGGTGCAGAGGAACATACTTACTCTATCCAAACGATAAATAAGTCACGTCAAGCGTACAAGGCTTTAAATGATCTCCCTGCTAATAAAGTCGTCGCTGTCGTTGGTGCCGGGCTAAGCGGAGTTGAAATTGCCAGCGAGCTTCGTGAAAGTCGTCCTGATTTATCCATCAAGCTATTTGATAGAGGAAAAATTATTTTGTCTAGCTTCCCAGAAAGACTAAGCAAATATGTACAAAATTGGTTTGAAACGCATGGTGTGGAAGTAGTGAATAGCTCGAACATCACTCGTGTCGAAAAAAACACGCTTTTCAACCACGATGAGCCAATCCATTGCGATGTGATCGTTTGGACAGCAGGAATTCAACCTAATAAAGTCGTACGTGATCTTGAAGTGGAAAAGGATGGACAAGGTCGTGTGATTTTAACGAAACAGCATAATATTCCTGGATTTGAAAACATTTATGTGGTTGGAGACTGTGCAAGCCTGCCTCATGCACCGAGTGCCCAGCTAGCTGAAGGGCAAGCAGAGCAAATTGTCCAAGTACTATTGAAGCGTTGGAATGGGGAAGCTCCACCAGAAGAATTCCCAGCAATTAAGCTAAAAGGAGTATTAGGCTCCTTAGGGAAAAAACATGGATTTGGTCTTGTAAATGAACGTCCTTTAACTGGTCGTGTTGCGAGATTATTAAAGTCCGGTATTCTTTGGATGTATAAATATCATAACGGGTAAAAATAGAGAAAGAGGGCGCTTCTGTTCATCTAGAAGCGCCCTCTTTCTCTATTTTATGAAGCAGTGTACCCGTACTTCTCCATTTCCGCATACACAGTTTTCAATTTTGGATTCCCTTCTCCAACAACTTCACCTTCAATGACAACCACGGGATAAAACATATCCTCTTCCACTACTCTTGCTGCAAAATCGCGTTTCTCTTCGTCACATTCTTCTGTTTGAAAAATATCTATATAAGAGATAGAAAAATCCTGATTTGGGAATTTCCTTGCTACTGCGGCATCCAGCCATTCATACGTTTCTTTAGATGATGGCAGATTCACACAGCTTGGGCACAGAACCTCTGCACCATACACACAAATTTCAACCTTTTTCTTCATAAGCGTCCTCTCCACTCTTTACAGCTTTTCTTCTATTTTACCCTAAAACGCTTTCTTTTTCTAAAAAGACCCAGTGCAGAGCAATAGATTTTTCTGGAGATTTTATTTATAATGGAAATATGTAAGGAAAGGAGCGATAACTATGTCTAACCCGGAAATTAATGCGCAAGTTCAGGAAGTACTAGATAAATTGCGTCCATTTTTACTTCGTGATGGAGGGGACTGTGAATTAGTAGATGTGGAAGATGGAATTGTAAAATTACGTCTTCTTGGTGCATGCGGATCTTGCCCAAGTTCAACCATTACACTAAAAGCTGGTATTGAACGTGCGTTACTAGAAGAAGTACCAGGTATCGTTGAAGTAGAGCAAGTATTCTAATTCAAACTCAAACAAAACCGGAAAAGTAGCACATAGGCTACTTTCCGGTTTTGTTTTTTTATGGCTCTTATCTAAAAGATTGTTGCTATTAACTAGAAAAAAGTTGACACTGGTACTTTTTTCAATGATACGCAGAGCAACAAAGTTTGTGAAAAAAGTCTTTTATATAGAGGAAGCCTGACAAAGGTGATTGGAATGCACCTCACTACCATGTTTACTTACCTGCAATACCTCGACTTTATGCTCTGGGAAACTAGCAGCCACTTTCTTCGCAACCGCTCTTCCCTTTCCTACTTCACAAAAACAGATTACAGTTGGTCCTGCTCCACTTATGGTGACACCAAATGCTCCCGCAAGATTAGCCACTTGTTTTAGTTGCTGATATTCAGGAAATAACTTCTGTCGGTAGGGCTCATGAAACACATCACTTTCCATCATTTTTCCTACAAGCTTCCAATCTTTTTGGATAAAAGCTGCAAGCATTACATTCGCATGGCTGCTTCCGTTTACAGCAGTAGTAAAATCAAGGTTTTTTGGGAGCAATTCTCTTGTTTCCACCGTTTTCGCTTCAAAGGCTGGAACCACAGCTACTAATTCCACATCATCCGCAGGCAGCTTAATGTACTCCCATTTCCCATCCTGTTGTGTGGATACCACCAACCCACCGTAAAGGGAAGCAGCAACATTGTCAGCATGTCCTTCAAATCTAGCCGCCAGCTGTAATTTTTCATCAGGACAGAGCTGTTTGTTGCATAGCACGTTCATGATTTCGATTGCACCAACAATGGCCGCCGCACTGCTGCCAAGCCCTCGTGCGAGCGGAATATCACTCAACGTAAGCACATGTGCCGGTGGAGCCTTTATCCCCCAAAGTACTTCAAGCTCCTTGCATACCTTTAGCAACATATTGTCCTCATGATGAATAGCTAAAGGTGGTACACTAGTAAATTTCCATTCCTCCGCATAGTGAACAATGAAGGTCACATATTTACTAACCGCCATCCCGAGGGAATCAAAGCCGGGTCCTAAGTTTGCAGAGCTTCCAGGAACTTTAATGACAAATCCGTCCCGCTGCCTATTCATACCGTGACACCCTGGAAGGAACGAATCAACTCGGAATAATCATTTGAAATACTTTTCACTTCCACTCCAGCATATTCAGTAGCTGCAACAGGATCTTTTAATCCATTTCCGGTCAAAACAGCTACTACTTGCTTTCCTTTTGATATTTCTCCTGTTTGAAGTTGCTTCAAGATACCTGCAAGGGAAGCACTAGATGCAGGTTCTGGGAACACACCCTCAAACTGCGCTAGCAACCGATAGGCTGCGATGATTTCATTATCTGTAACACTATCAATTTTTCCAGATGAGTTCTTTGCCGCTTCCACTGCAGGCCCCCAGCTTGCAGGATTGCCAATGCGTATGGCTGTTGCGATAGTTTCCGGCTTAGAGATGACTGCATTTTGAACGATTGCCGCCGCTCCTTCTGCTTCAAAGCCTCTCATTTCTGGAAGGCCTGTTTGCCATTTTTGATGGTATTCTAAGAAACCCTTCCAATAAGCTGTGATATTGCCTGCGTTGCCTACTGGAAGGGCTAAAATATCTGGTGCTTTCCCGAGCTGATCCACAACTTCAAAGGCTGCTGTTTTTTGTCCCTCAATGCGATATGGATTGAGGGAATTAACAAGGGTAATAGGGAGCTCTTCCGAAAGTTTTCGTACCATTTGCAACGCTTCATCAAAATTCCCATCAAGGGCATAGATTTCCGCGCCATACATAACTGCTTGTGCGAGCTTTCCTTGAGCAATCTTTCCCTCAGGAATAACCACGATACATTTCATGCCAGCTCTTGCAGCATATGCCGCTGCAGATGCCGACGTATTACCTGTAGATGCGCAAACTACCGTATTGCTTCCTTCTTCCTTTGCCTTAGCCACAGCAAGTGCCATGCCTCTATCTTTAAAGGAGCCTGTCGGGTTGGCACCTTCCACTTTTGCATGTAGCTCAATACCAAGCTTTTCTGAGAGTCTTTCTAAAAATAATAGTGGTGTATGACCCTCCTGAAGAGAGATGTTTGGTGTTTTCTCACTAACAGGCAAGTAGTTTTTATATTCCTGTACTAAGCCTCTCCACTTCATACCGCCACTTCTCCTTCCACTCGGTAGCTGCTTTTTATTTCTTTTACAAACTCCTTGTTTCTAAGCTCGCCAAGCAGGTTCTCATACTCCTGTAAGGAAGCGAGATGCGTCACCACCACCACTTCAGAAAAAGCAGCCTCTTTTAAAGGGAGCTGTAAGATTTTTTCAAAGCTAACGCCGTTTTGTGAAAATAGGTTGGTCAAATGGGACAGTACCCCAACCTCATCCTTCACATGCACACGAAGAAAATGCTTTGCCATTACCTCACTTTTTTCTTTCAGTGTTTTGGCAAACTGCGGTGTCACCATGCTTTTGCCATTTACACCAAGACGCATGTTTTTCATGACACCAACAAGGTCAGATACAACGGCAGTTGCGGTGGGAAGACTTCCTGCGCCAGGGCCGTAAAACATCGTCTCTCCAACTGCCTCTCCATACACATAGACCGCATTATATTCATTTTTGACATTCGCTAAGGGGTGATCACTCGGTAAAAGCGTTGGCTGTACACTGACTTCTACCTTTTCTTGCTCTCTGTGAGCAATGCCAATCAGCTTCATAGTATATCCAAGTTTTTTACTGAAAAGGAGATCTTCTTCAGAAACTTGACTAATTCCTTTTACCTCCACATCATGAAGGTCAATATTCATGGAAAAGCCTAGTGTAGAGAGAATCGCCATTTTGCGGGCTGCATCAAGCCCTTCCACATCTGCTGTTGGATCTGCCTCTGCAAACCCAAGCTCTTGCGCTTCCTTCAGGACGTCAGGGTAGGAGGAGCCTTCGTTGTTCATTTTCGTAAGGATAAAATTGGTGGTACCATTAACGATTCCCATCATTTTGGTAATACGGTCGGACGCTAGCCCGTCAACCAGTCCTCTTAAAATCGGAATGCCACCTGCGACACTTGCTTCATAGAATAGATCACAGCCGTTTTGGGCTGCAGCGGCTAATAATTCTGAGCCATAAACCGCCATCAGGTCTTTATTTGCCGTTACTACGTGCTTTTTGTTTTGCAAAGCTCGTAAAATATGATGCCTAGTATCCTCGACTCCGCCCATCACTTCAATGACGACATCAATGTCGGGATCATCTAGAACCTCTTCAGCATGTAAGGTTAACAATTCGGGATTAAGGTCTACCAACCGCTCTTTATAAAGGTCTTTCACTAGCGCTTTTTTTACTTTGACAGGACAGCCTACTTGGTGCATTAACTTATCTTGATGGTTTTCTACGATTTTCACGACTCCACAACCAACTGTACCTAAACCTAATAACCCTACTGAAATTACCTTCACTCTGCTCCACTCCCGACTATTGTTTTTCTAGCGTGAACATTTGTTTTTATATAAAGGACATTATAGGCTGGTTTGTAGAGCCTGACAAGGGGAAATTTTCTGCATTTTTAATTGTAAGCGTTTACTGTGTTGAGGGAGTAAGAAAAGATTTTTTTTGTTTTAGATGATAAATCAAAAATGCCTTGTCCCACTTTTCATAAAGTGAATCAAGGCGTTTATATTGGATTAAACTTTTGTTTTTGGCTCATTTCCTTGAAGCACCGCTACAATGTTTTCTGAGCATAGTTCCATCATGGTTGTTCTTGTTTCCACAGTTGCACTTCCAATATGAGGAATCGCAACAACCTGAGGGAATGCGAGTAAAGGATGATTTTCTCCTATTGGCTCTTCATAAAAGACATCCAAGCCCGCTCCTGCAATTTCTTTTTCCTCTAGAGCTTCTATAAGTGCTTTTTCATCCACCACTTGTCCTCTGCCAACATTTATAAAAAATGCGGTCTTTTTCATTTGTTCAAAGGCCTTTTTATCAAAAAGATGACGAGTTTCTTCTGTTAGGGGTGTTAAACAAACGACATAGTCCGCTTGTTTTAACAGATCCTCAAATGTTGCATATGTAGCGTTCAACTGCTGTTCTGCAACCTCATGACGACTTCGATTGTGATACAGCACCTTCATGCCAAAACCATTCGCTCGTTTTGCTACAGCCTGTCCAATTTTGCCCATGCCAACTATCCCAATGGTTTTAAAGTGCACATCAGCACCTGCCAGGAGATAGGGGCTCCAGCTTTGCCAGTGCCCCTCTTTTACGTACCTTTCTGCTTCCGTGATTCTTCTGGCAGTTGCTAATAAGAGCGCAAAAGTGAGATCTGCAGTTGTTTCGGTCAATACATCCGGTGTGTTACAAATAGTCACACCTTTCTTTGCAGCTGCTTCCACGTCAATATTGTCATAGCCCACTGCTAAATTAGCAACGACTTTTACATTTGGGGCATGGTTTAACAGTTCTTGATCAATTTTATCAGAAAGCATCGTCAATAATGCGTCAGCCGTGCTTGCTTCCTTTAATAACACTTCCCTTGGCACTGCTTCACTTTCACTACCCCACATTTTCACCTCTGCAACTTCATAAAGTGGCGCAATGGCTTGTTCGGATAATTTTCTAGTTACAAATACAGATGGTTTCTTCATGGCTGGT
Proteins encoded:
- a CDS encoding NAD(P)/FAD-dependent oxidoreductase, which produces MIHLKKPNIVILGAGYGGLVTAVRLQKLVGVNEAEITLVNKNDYHYESTWLHEASAGTLPADRTRYKITDVIDRSKVNFLVDTVTGINREAKTVALAKGGEISYDYLVVGLGYEAETFGIKGLKEHAFSIANLNVARKIREHIEYQFATYNTEAHRRDDRLTIVVGGAGFTGIEFLGELVNRVPELCQEFDIPKDRVRIVCVEAAPTVLPGFDPELVEYAVNTLERKGVEFKIGTAIKEATPEGIIVAKDDEVEEIKASTVVWAAGVRGNHLVEDSGFENMRGRVKVDPYLRAPGHEDVFIVGDCSLIINEEINRPYPPTAQIAMQQGEVCAKNLAVLVRGQGELQTFTPDLKGTVCSLGEDDAIGVVFGRKIWGSKASFMKKMVDNRALYMIGGAGLVMKKGKFNVL
- a CDS encoding NAD(P)/FAD-dependent oxidoreductase; translation: MSEEQKVYDITIIGGGPTGLFTAFYGGMRQASVKIIESLPQLGGQLSALYPEKYIYDIAGFPKVRAQELIDNLKEQMSKFEPTVALEQSVQTLEKMGDGTFKIGTDKETHYSKAVIITAGNGAFQPRRLELDNAKDYENKNIHYFVDDMNKFAGKKVVVFGGGDSAVDWALMLEPIAEKVTLVHRRDKFRAHEHSVENLMNSKVEVKTPYVPAELIGDEQAINQVILEKVKSEDKEVLEVDDVIVNYGFVSSLGPIKDWGLEIEKNSIVVNSKMETNIPGIYAAGDICTYDGKVKLIACGFGEAPTAVNNAKSYIDPKAKVQPLHSTSLF
- a CDS encoding helix-turn-helix domain-containing protein; amino-acid sequence: MASKEFGLYIKILREEKGFHSQRALSSKIGVSNATIARIERGETSASYETLCKMADVFSIDYRDLVDKQDSFEEPKEMTLHEKLKMLNEGQLRKINQLLDELLKGK
- a CDS encoding iron-sulfur cluster assembly accessory protein; this translates as MNQVVNITEAAAFQIKDMMKEHGDENVFLRVGVKGGGCSGLSYGMGFEEEKGDKDLEFEQHGIKILIDEESKPILQDVKIDFKQSMMGGGFTIDNPNAIANCGCGSSFRTAANAGKPEEC
- the dapF gene encoding diaminopimelate epimerase — protein: MSSFSFTKMHGLGNNYIYVNMFEENLMEEELATLAVKVANVHTGIGSDGMILICPSEIAPVKMRIFNNDGSEGKNCGNGLRCVAKYAYEHGLVKETVFKIETLSGLVEAELEMVGGKVTNVTVDMGQPRLATKDIPILVNEKEQLVAEPFKVAGETYTITTVSMGNPHVVFYVDDITQAPLTPLGPIVEKDSRFPEGVNVEFVEVVSDHELHFRVWERGSGITQACGTGACAAVVASVLNDKTTRNKETIVHLAGGDLFITWSDSGNVKMRGPAETICKGTFYY
- a CDS encoding NupC/NupG family nucleoside CNT transporter; its protein translation is MNNILWGLMGIAVLFAIAFLLSENKRKIKVRTIIGGLAIQLLFAFIVLKWEAGRAAFLKLTEYVQNIINYANEGIGFLFGPVLGNPAEATGFVFAFHVLTIIIFFSALISVLYYLGIMQIIIRFLGGGLAKILGTSRTESLSASANIFVGQTEAPLVIRPYIAGMTKSELFAVMTGGLASVAGSVLFGYAALGIPLEYLLAASFMAAPGGLIMAKMLIPETEEPKIANDAQIGESEDERATNVIDAAARGASDGLKLALNVGAMLLAFIALIAMINGILGGVGGWFGNDNFSLDYVLGYLFAPIAFVIGIPWSEAVAAGNLIGQKLVLNEFVAYSTFSAQLDMFSEKSVAVIAFALCGFANLSSLAILLGGLGNLAPSRRSDIAKLGFRAIIAGTLSNLLSAAIAGMFLF
- a CDS encoding YuzB family protein, giving the protein MKPIIEFCISNLASGSQKAREVLEKDPNFDIVEYGCLGYCGKCFEHLFALVNGDVVTGETPEQLVDNIYIYLEENPMF
- a CDS encoding NAD(P)/FAD-dependent oxidoreductase, giving the protein MKKLVVLGAGYGGMRVLQRLLPNQLPSDTEIVLVDRAPYHSLKTEFYALAAGTISDHHVRVTFPEHERLSVKYGEVTSVDMNSKTVHFEDGSILSFDDLIIGLGCEDKYHNVPGAEEHTYSIQTINKSRQAYKALNDLPANKVVAVVGAGLSGVEIASELRESRPDLSIKLFDRGKIILSSFPERLSKYVQNWFETHGVEVVNSSNITRVEKNTLFNHDEPIHCDVIVWTAGIQPNKVVRDLEVEKDGQGRVILTKQHNIPGFENIYVVGDCASLPHAPSAQLAEGQAEQIVQVLLKRWNGEAPPEEFPAIKLKGVLGSLGKKHGFGLVNERPLTGRVARLLKSGILWMYKYHNG
- a CDS encoding DUF1462 family protein, whose protein sequence is MKKKVEICVYGAEVLCPSCVNLPSSKETYEWLDAAVARKFPNQDFSISYIDIFQTEECDEEKRDFAARVVEEDMFYPVVVIEGEVVGEGNPKLKTVYAEMEKYGYTAS